The genomic interval TCCAACGCAATGCAGGGCATCTCTGAGGCAACCGAGCCACGCGTCTACGACTACTGGAACAACGTTGATGAGAACCTCGGCGCTCGCGTCAAGGAGCTTTACCTCCAGAAGAAGGCTTAAGTCCTTCTGATTTAAAATGAGGGCCTATCCACCAATGGTGGATAGGCCCTCATTCGACTTTGAAGCTATTGAGAGGAAATTAGCTAGACAGCAGATCCGCAATTCCCAAGGTCACTGCAGTGGAACCAATGGCGGTCGAGCCGAGTCCAACGGCAAAGAAACCAGCGGTGCTCTGAATTGCTCCTTCAACCTGCGCAGCCTGAGCAGCAGGCAGGAAGCTCAACAGATCGGTGGCTTCTTGTGGAAGCTGGATCCCAGAGCTGAGGTTGGAGGAACCAGCAGTCGAGCCAGCTTCCTGTGCGCTAGCGACTCCAGTGCCACCAGCCAGGGCGGCGGTAGCGATTGCAATTGCTGCGATTGATTTCATACGCATGGGATCAGTCCTTCACTAGATGAAAAAGATTCATGCTTCAAAATGCATGCTTCACACCTGGGGGCGAGCTGGTTTCACCACTTTCATAGCAAAACGTGATGAGATCTTTGCAATTCCTGGCACGGTTTGAATGTGACTGGATAAAAATTGCTCATACGCCTCCAAATCAGCAACGCCGATGCGGACAAAATAATCTGGCGAACCAAAAAGCCTGTGCAACTCCAGTACTTCATCATGCTGCGCAACGGAGCTTTCAAAATTGTCTACAGTGGAGCGGTCGAAGTTGCTGAGAGTGACATCCACGGTCACCTCAAATCCACGATTCATCACCGCAGGGTGAATGTCCGCGCTGTAGCCCAAAATGATTCCTTCGGCTTCCAAACGCTGCACCCTCCTCAAGCAAGGTCCCGGAGTGAGATGCACCTTGTCAGCCAGTGCGAGATTTGAGATGCGCGCATTCGCGCTAAGCTCCGCAATAATTGCGCGATCAATGGAATCTAGCTTCATATATTGCACAATAGCCTAGTTGAGGTGCGCAAACTGGCAACAAAACTACCCGGCAATTGTGTGATGATTGTAGTGTGCAAAAAACGCAAGAGATTCATTCAAGCCTGGAGGTGTCGCCATCCAAGGCAGCCCTGGAACCAGATGATAAAGGTTATCGGCGCTACGAAATCGCGCAAGGTCTAAAAACCTCCCTTGCTGCAGGTTTGGGCATGTACCCGATTGGTATTGCGTTTGGTCTCTTGGTTATTCAATACGGCTACGAATGGTGGGCAGCCCCACTGTTTTCCGGCCTGATTTTCGCGGGCTCCACCGAAATGCTGGTCATCGCCCTCGTTGTGGGCGCAGCGCCCCTGGGCGCCATCGCGCTCACCACATTGCTGGTGAACTTCCGCCACGTATTCTATGCGTTTTCATTCCCGCTGCATGTGGTCAAAAACCCCATTGCCCGTTTCTATTCGGTTTTCGCGCTTATCGACGAAGCCTACGCAGTCACTGCGGCCAGGCCCGCAGGCTGGTCGGCGTGGCGACTTATCTCAATGCAAATAGCGTTTCACTCCTACTGGGTATTCGGCGGTCTCACCGGAGTGGCGATCGCAGAGTTGATTCCTTTTGAAATTAAGGGCCTCGAGTTCGCCCTTTGCTCTCTCTTTGTCACGCTGACTTTGGATTCCTGCCGAACGAAAAAGCAGATCCCTTCTCTGCTGCTCGCAGGTTTGAGCTTCACCATTGCTCTTGTGGTAATTCCAGGTCAGGCCCTATTTGCGGCGCTGCTGATCTTCTTGGGTCTGTTGACCATCCGGTACTTCTTCTTGGGAAAGGCTGCTAAATGACAACTGATTTCTCCTGTATTCTCCTTGTTGTCGCAGTATGTGCAGTCATTACTTTTGCGCTCCGGGCGGTTCCGTTCTTAATCCTTAAGCCCCTACGTGAATCACAATTTGTGGGCAAAATGGCGATGTGGATGCCAGCAGGAATCCTTGCCATTTTGACCGCATCAACGTTTCGCAGCAATGCGATAGATCTGAAGACTCTAACCTTTGGTCTCATTGCCGTTGCGATTACAGTGGTGGCGCATCTTCTTGGCGGTCGACGCACCTTGTTGAGCGTTGGCGCTGGCACCATCGTTTTTGTTGGACTGGTGAATCTTTTCTAAAACTGCATAAATAACAAAAATCCGCATGCCCTCAATTTGAAGGGGATGCGGATTTTTTAAGGAACCTAGAAAAGGCTTAAGCAGACAGCGCTGCAGAACCAACAGCTCCCAGACCAAGGAATGGAAGAACGATTGGAAGGATGATTCCAGCGGTACTGTTCAGTGCCACAGAACCAGCGGTGCTCTGGATAGCGGACCCTGCATCGCCGTAAGTCATACCTGGCACGAAGTTCTGCACGGTGTGGACGAATTCTTGAGGGATCTCAATCGTGGAACTAGGGCTAACCTGCTGAGCATTAGCAACGCTTGCGGTTCCACCCCTGATCATTGCGGTGGAAAGTGCGATAGCTGCAACTGACTTGAAACGCATTGGGACTCCTAAAAAATATTGCATGGGAAATATACTTGCCCCTACGAGGACAATGTATGAAACTTGATAATTCCCTGCAATAGAATGTGTTCTATATCTATTTATTTTTATCCGATTTGCAGGATTGTGCGCAGGTTGGTGAACGTTTCTGGCTGGACCTGATGAAAGACGGTTCGTCCTTCGGGGATTCTTACCAATAGACCAGCGTCAGTCATCTTTTTTAGGTGGTGGGAGATGGTGGGTTGACTTAATCCCATGATTTCGGTGAGTTCGTTGACCGTAGTGGGGGTGCAACCTTCTGCTGCAAGATGGGACAGGATTCTTAAACGAACTGGCTCACCGAGCACTTTGAAAATCTCGGCGTAGCGTTCGGCATCGTCCACGCTGAGTGGTTCTGCTGCCAGTGAGCAACACTCTGCGGAGTTAATGAGCGGTAGGTGGATGGGTGCGGTCATGTCCGTCATTATATATTGACGCACATCGATATTGAAGGTATTTTTATATCGGCAAACATCAATATGATTGAAGGCTGGCTCATGACCCTTACTAAAGAGCATTCGACACCTCGAGCGGCTGGCTCAATGTCGTTTCTTGACCGCTGGTTAGCTGCCTGGATTTTCTTGGCTATGGCTGCTGGGTTGTTAATCGGCAAGGTCTTTCCAGGAATTGGGGCGCTTTTGAGCGCGGTGGAAATTGGTGGAATTTCCATTCCAATTGCTATCGGTTTGATCGTCATGATGTATCCACCTTTGGCCAAGGTGCGCTACGACAAAACTAAAGAAATCAGCACAGACCGCGCTCTCATGGTGGTGTCGATTATGTTGAACTGGATCGTTGGACCAGCACTTATGTTTAGCCTGGCGTGGCTGTTTCTTCCAGATCAACCAGAGCTTCGCACTGGGCTAATTATCGTGGGCCTTGCGCGCTGTATCGCGATGGTTTTGGTATGGAGTGATCTCGCTTGTGGTGACCGGGAAGCAACTGCTGTGCTGGTTGCAATCAACTCGGTGTTCCAGATCCTTATGTTCGGTGTGCTTGGTTGGTTTTACCTGCAGATTCTTCCCTCGTGGCTGGGATTAGACACCACGTCGGTGACTTTCTCTGTGGTATCAATCGTGACTTCCGTTCTCGTGTTCTTGGGCATACCACTTGTAGCTGGAGTTTTATCTCGCGTCATTGGTGAAAAAACAAAGGGACGGCGCTGGTACGAGGACACGTTCCTGCCTAAGATTTCACCCTTGGCGCTGATTGGCTTGCTATACACAATTGTTCTGCTGTTTTCGTTGCAGGGGGATGAAATCACAGCGCAGCCTTGGACAGTAGCTCGTCTTGCATTGCCGCTGCTGATGTACTTTGTGGGCATGTTTTTCATTTCCCTGGTGGTATCCAAACTGTCCGGGTTAACTTATGAGCGAGCTGCTTCCGTGTCTTTTACTGCAGCAGGAAACAACTTTGAATTAGCGATTGCGGTATCGATCGGAACCTTTGGTGCGACATCACCGCAGGCATTAGCTGGAACGATCGGCCCTTTGATTGAAGTCCCAGTATTAGTCGGATTGGTTTATGTCATGTTGTGGCTTGGACCAAAAATCTTTAAAAAGGAGAATGCAGGATCATGAAATCAGTTTTGTTTGTGTGCGTCGGTAATGGCGGAAAATCACAGATGGCGGCGGCGCTGGCACAGAAGTATGCATCAGATTCAGTAGAGATCCATTCTGCTGGAACCAAGCCTGCACAGGGGCTAAACCAATTGTCTGTGGAATCCATCGCTGAGGTGGGCGCTGATATGTCGCAAGGAATTCCCAAAGCGATCGATCCGGAGCTGCTGCGCACTGTCGATCGTGTGGTTATTTTGGGCGATGACGCACAGGTAGATATGCCTGAATCTGCACAGGGCGCTCTTGAGCGTTGGTCAATTGAGGAACCGGATGCTCAAGGTATGGAACGTATGCGTATTGTGCGGGATCAGATCGATAACCGAGTCCAAGCTTTGCTAGCGGGATAATTACCGAAAAAGGGGCATGTCAGCAATAACTTGTTGGCACGCCCCTTTTTTTCTAAAAGCAGTTTATTTGGATCGTCTGTTATCCACTACGGTCACACCATAGATGGCGCGTCCCATGTAGTAGGAACCAACGGAACCGATGACCCAGACGCCGATGATGGCGATGATCGCTCGGATGAAATTGTTGGGGTTAAATCCGTCGACGGACCAGGTGTGAATCAGCAGCGCAATGATGAGCAGCGGTATGGAGACACCCACGGTGGTGCCAAGCAGGTTGGCTCGGGTGAGCGGATCCGGTGCGCGCCACAAAGCGATTGCAGTACCTAGAGAAAACAGGCCTGCGAGGATCACGAGGATGGAGACGATGATCTCTGGAATGGTCATTTACCTGCGTCCCTTCGAAATGATGCGAGCCATGGACAGGGTTGGAAGTACGCCGCCGAGGACTGCTGCGAGAAGAGCAATCTCAAAGGCGATTGAGGTTGGGTTGTTGAGCACCCAGATGAGGTAGATCGCGATCATAGAGTAGAAAACCATGTCGGAAAGCACCACGCGGGTGAGGAAATCTTTGGTGCGCAGAATAAGGACCAGGGCAGATAAGAGGGAGAACGCAAACATGCAGATGCCAACTGTGGTGACAATTCCAAAAGCAGTCATGTTGTTTTAAAACTCCCTCTTGTCTTGGCTGACGGTGTTTTGGGCGGTGTCAGCGATCTCGCGACTTGGCCACTCAGCATCGCTGGGGCGGATCTCCTTGTAAGGGCCTTGGCCTGGGACGCCGTGGTCAATTGAAGCGACCGAAGGGACGAGGCGTTGTTCCATATCGGCGATGGATTCAAAAACTTCTACTGGATCGGAACCAAACACTGCTTGGATCAGCAAAATGGTGGGGTCGCCGGGCTTGCGGGGTTCGCGTAGGCCAAGGGACAGGGTGGAAGGAGTCGCGGTGATGCACGTTGACAGGGCTGCGATCTGGAAGTCCGTGGTCACTCGAAGTGGGTAGCGGATAACAACGGGGTTGAAGCCGGTGTCCTTTTTTACCGCAGCGGTGATCACGCTGAAGCCAGAGAGGAAAATCTGGCCGATCAGCCATGGGATGAATTTCAGGGCGTTAAGCATTAGTTTCCTCCCTGGTAGCTAGGGCTTGGCACTCCGATGGCATTTTCACCGAGCACAGCCTGTTGGTATGCATCGGTGTTCAAGAGGCCGTCGGTGGCGGTGAGGGTCGCGTCGATAAGCGGGCCCGCGAAGATGAACATGCCTACCGATAAAATGATCAGGCTGAGCGCTGGGGCGATTTTTGCTGGGCTGATGCGCAGCTGCGGCGAGACGCCGCGCTGGTGCATTGCGCCACCCCAGAAGACTTCACGCCACACGCGGATCATCGAGAGCAGTGCGCCGAGGCTGGCGATGATGATGGCGGCGATTGCGATCCATGCTGCAATATTGCCGACGCGGGCGATCTCGAGCAGGATGAGCGCTTTGCCCCACATACCGGAAAACGGTGGGAAACCGACAACAGAGAAGGCACCTGCAGCGAACACTGCTGCGACGACGGGTTCGCGGCGTGCAAGGCCAGACAGCTTGGACAACATACCGGTGCCGTAGGTTTCTTCGATTGCGCCGGAAGTGAGCACCAATGCGGCGATGGTGATCATGTGGTGCAGGGTGTACAACAGACCAGCGGCAAGTGCGCGCTGTGGATCGTCAGAGGTAAACGCCATCATGATGAGAATAAATGGCATGCCGTTGACCATTTGGTAGGCAAGGACGCGACGGATGGAGTTTTCAGCAAGTCCAGCGAAGCCACCGACCAGCATGGATATCACCATGAATGCGACAATCAGCCAATTCCACGTGGGATCCATGTCAAAAATGTGGACCCAAATGCGATAGAGCATGTATACCGCGACTTTGGTGTGCAAACCGGAGAACAACCCCATCACAGCTGCTGATGTACCAGGATAGGTGCGTGGCAGCCATGTGTGCACTGGGAATACACCGGCTTTAACCGCGATGGCAATAACCACGATGCCCATTGCGCTGGCAACCAGGGGGTTGCCCTCTACGACATCTTGCAGAGCTGCGATGTTGACTGAGCCTATGACACCGTAGACGATTCCCACACCTG from Corynebacterium glutamicum ATCC 13032 carries:
- a CDS encoding cation:proton antiporter; this translates as MTAFGIVTTVGICMFAFSLLSALVLILRTKDFLTRVVLSDMVFYSMIAIYLIWVLNNPTSIAFEIALLAAVLGGVLPTLSMARIISKGRR
- a CDS encoding monovalent cation/H+ antiporter subunit D family protein, with product MDVLLPIFVAVPLAASAIAVLLPWRLIRDILHIIVPFAGIFAGIWLFAHTAEHGPIAHNVGLYVGGVAIPFAADTFSAIMLITTSIVAVAANWFATIVGETRARFYPALTLMLITGVNGALLTADLFNFFVFIEVMLLPSYGLIAMTGTWARLASGRIFVLVNLSASTLLVAGVGIVYGVIGSVNIAALQDVVEGNPLVASAMGIVVIAIAVKAGVFPVHTWLPRTYPGTSAAVMGLFSGLHTKVAVYMLYRIWVHIFDMDPTWNWLIVAFMVISMLVGGFAGLAENSIRRVLAYQMVNGMPFILIMMAFTSDDPQRALAAGLLYTLHHMITIAALVLTSGAIEETYGTGMLSKLSGLARREPVVAAVFAAGAFSVVGFPPFSGMWGKALILLEIARVGNIAAWIAIAAIIIASLGALLSMIRVWREVFWGGAMHQRGVSPQLRISPAKIAPALSLIILSVGMFIFAGPLIDATLTATDGLLNTDAYQQAVLGENAIGVPSPSYQGGN
- a CDS encoding Na+/H+ antiporter subunit G: MTIPEIIVSILVILAGLFSLGTAIALWRAPDPLTRANLLGTTVGVSIPLLIIALLIHTWSVDGFNPNNFIRAIIAIIGVWVIGSVGSYYMGRAIYGVTVVDNRRSK
- the brnF gene encoding branched-chain amino acid exporter BrnF encodes the protein MQKTQEIHSSLEVSPSKAALEPDDKGYRRYEIAQGLKTSLAAGLGMYPIGIAFGLLVIQYGYEWWAAPLFSGLIFAGSTEMLVIALVVGAAPLGAIALTTLLVNFRHVFYAFSFPLHVVKNPIARFYSVFALIDEAYAVTAARPAGWSAWRLISMQIAFHSYWVFGGLTGVAIAELIPFEIKGLEFALCSLFVTLTLDSCRTKKQIPSLLLAGLSFTIALVVIPGQALFAALLIFLGLLTIRYFFLGKAAK
- a CDS encoding ArsR/SmtB family transcription factor, with amino-acid sequence MTAPIHLPLINSAECCSLAAEPLSVDDAERYAEIFKVLGEPVRLRILSHLAAEGCTPTTVNELTEIMGLSQPTISHHLKKMTDAGLLVRIPEGRTVFHQVQPETFTNLRTILQIG
- a CDS encoding low molecular weight phosphatase family protein gives rise to the protein MKSVLFVCVGNGGKSQMAAALAQKYASDSVEIHSAGTKPAQGLNQLSVESIAEVGADMSQGIPKAIDPELLRTVDRVVILGDDAQVDMPESAQGALERWSIEEPDAQGMERMRIVRDQIDNRVQALLAG
- a CDS encoding monovalent cation/H+ antiporter subunit E, whose translation is MLNALKFIPWLIGQIFLSGFSVITAAVKKDTGFNPVVIRYPLRVTTDFQIAALSTCITATPSTLSLGLREPRKPGDPTILLIQAVFGSDPVEVFESIADMEQRLVPSVASIDHGVPGQGPYKEIRPSDAEWPSREIADTAQNTVSQDKREF
- a CDS encoding Lrp/AsnC family transcriptional regulator is translated as MKLDSIDRAIIAELSANARISNLALADKVHLTPGPCLRRVQRLEAEGIILGYSADIHPAVMNRGFEVTVDVTLSNFDRSTVDNFESSVAQHDEVLELHRLFGSPDYFVRIGVADLEAYEQFLSSHIQTVPGIAKISSRFAMKVVKPARPQV
- the arsB gene encoding ACR3 family arsenite efflux transporter, with amino-acid sequence MSFLDRWLAAWIFLAMAAGLLIGKVFPGIGALLSAVEIGGISIPIAIGLIVMMYPPLAKVRYDKTKEISTDRALMVVSIMLNWIVGPALMFSLAWLFLPDQPELRTGLIIVGLARCIAMVLVWSDLACGDREATAVLVAINSVFQILMFGVLGWFYLQILPSWLGLDTTSVTFSVVSIVTSVLVFLGIPLVAGVLSRVIGEKTKGRRWYEDTFLPKISPLALIGLLYTIVLLFSLQGDEITAQPWTVARLALPLLMYFVGMFFISLVVSKLSGLTYERAASVSFTAAGNNFELAIAVSIGTFGATSPQALAGTIGPLIEVPVLVGLVYVMLWLGPKIFKKENAGS
- the brnE gene encoding branched-chain amino acid exporter BrnE — encoded protein: MTTDFSCILLVVAVCAVITFALRAVPFLILKPLRESQFVGKMAMWMPAGILAILTASTFRSNAIDLKTLTFGLIAVAITVVAHLLGGRRTLLSVGAGTIVFVGLVNLF